The window GCGGGGCCGCCGAGGCGACACCCGGCAGGAAGCCGAGCGAGGCGGTGAGGGACAGCGCGACGGGCACGGCGAGAGCAAGACGGCGTCTGGAACGCAGATGAGCCATGGGATCTCCACTTCATCCGGAAACGGAACCAGCCCGAACACAGGTGGTGCTCGGGCAGGTACATGACGGGGTGGTGCAGGGCGAAGCTATCTCCCGTCGTCCCTGGCCAGCAATGACTTACGGGGATGTCTTGTGAAACGCCGACGACGAGTTCCGAAAGAAGTGCCGCGTGTTGAACCGCTCCCCACGCGGCGCCGTGACGTTGAGCAGGGAGCACGAGCACCATCGGGCCCCCTGTTGGATCACGCCCGGGGTACCTGACGTCGCCCCCCGGACAACGTGATCCACGTCACCGTGAGGTCAGAAATCAGCCATGTCCGTACCCAGCCCGTCCCCCGATCCCGAGACACCCCCGTCCGAAGCCGCACCCGCACCCGCAACGCGAGGAGACTCCGTGGCCACCGACGCACCGCCCCCCTCGAAAGCAGAACCTCATCTCCCGACCACCGCGGAGTTCGTAGAGGTGCAGGAGAGCGCTGAGTTCGGTGAACTGCGCCGCGCCCACCGCTCCTTCGCCTTCCCGCTGACCGTCGGCTTCATCAGCTGGTACCTGCTGTACGTCCTGCTGTCGATCTACGCGGACGACTTCATGGGCACCAAGCTCGTCGGCAACTTCAACGTTGCCTTCGTCCTGGGCCTCGCCCAGTTCCTCACCACGTTCCTCATCGCCTGGTGGTACGAGCGGCACTCGTCCACCAAACTCGACCCCAAGGCCGAGGCGATCAAGTCCCGGATGGAGGGCGGCGCATGAGCCCCGCGATCACCCAGGTCCCACTCGCGGCGGGGGAGGCCAGCGAGCACCGGCCGCTGATCATCGCCCTGTTCGCGGTCTTCGTCGTCGCCACCCTCGTCATCACCGTCTGGGCGGGCCGGCAGACCAAGGACGCCGCCGACTTCTACGCGGGCGGCCGCCAGTTCAGCGCCTTCCAGAACGGCCTCGCCGTCTCCGGCGACTACATGTCCGCCGCCTCGTTCCTCGGCATCGCGGGCGCCATCGCCCTCTTCGGGTACGACGGCTTCCTGTACTCCATCGGCTTCCTGGTCGCCTGGCTGGTGGCGCTGCTCCTGGTCGCCGAGCCGCTGCGCAACTCCGGCCGGTACACCATGGGCGACGTCCTCG of the Streptomyces aurantiacus genome contains:
- a CDS encoding DUF485 domain-containing protein; the protein is MATDAPPPSKAEPHLPTTAEFVEVQESAEFGELRRAHRSFAFPLTVGFISWYLLYVLLSIYADDFMGTKLVGNFNVAFVLGLAQFLTTFLIAWWYERHSSTKLDPKAEAIKSRMEGGA